A genome region from Methanobacterium subterraneum includes the following:
- a CDS encoding beta-ribofuranosylaminobenzene 5'-phosphate synthase, which produces MIIKTPSRLHLTLIDLNGSLGRIDGGVGLTLEKPALVLEMERNNGEISVEFQNRESIPVKVISDYEDKIKTSARRMMDYLELDGGYSFTICETYPSHSGLGSGTQLSLATAKLISEADNQQITVPEIANIVGRGGTSGIGVASFDKGGFIVDGGHPQDEKPDFLPSSASPASPPPIIARYDFPHDWKVVLVIPQVEKNVSGEKEVNIFQEYCPIPVEEVQQLSHLLLMKMMPAVLEKDLDGFGEAVNSIQNIGFKKVENQLQKPIIGDIMQLLRDAGAPGVGMSSFGPTIYAVNDNTQDIVSAARDALRDIGGSIIETRAQNSGAVLEHIH; this is translated from the coding sequence TTGATAATCAAAACTCCCTCACGGCTGCATCTAACCTTGATTGATCTAAACGGTTCACTGGGCCGAATAGATGGTGGTGTTGGTCTCACACTTGAAAAACCAGCATTGGTTTTGGAAATGGAGCGAAATAATGGTGAAATATCCGTTGAGTTTCAAAATCGTGAAAGCATACCGGTTAAGGTAATATCTGATTATGAGGATAAAATAAAAACCTCTGCTCGGCGGATGATGGACTACCTTGAATTAGATGGTGGATACAGTTTCACTATTTGCGAAACCTATCCCTCCCATTCTGGTCTGGGTTCTGGGACGCAACTGTCACTGGCCACTGCTAAACTCATTTCTGAAGCGGATAACCAGCAGATAACTGTGCCTGAGATTGCTAATATCGTGGGTCGGGGAGGTACATCTGGTATAGGGGTGGCATCCTTTGATAAAGGAGGTTTCATTGTTGACGGCGGCCACCCTCAAGATGAAAAACCTGATTTTCTACCTTCCTCAGCTTCACCAGCATCACCCCCACCTATTATTGCACGGTACGATTTTCCGCATGATTGGAAGGTGGTACTGGTTATCCCCCAAGTTGAAAAGAATGTTTCTGGAGAGAAAGAGGTTAACATATTCCAGGAGTACTGCCCCATACCCGTGGAAGAAGTTCAACAACTTTCACATCTACTCTTAATGAAAATGATGCCAGCGGTATTGGAAAAAGACCTGGATGGATTTGGAGAAGCAGTAAACTCCATACAAAATATTGGTTTTAAAAAAGTAGAGAATCAATTGCAAAAACCGATTATAGGTGATATAATGCAGTTGCTCCGGGATGCCGGTGCGCCGGGTGTGGGAATGAGTTCATTCGGACCAACCATTTATGCAGTAAATGACAACACTCAGGATATAGTAAGTGCAGCTCGTGATGCCCTAAGAGATATTGGTGGTAGTATAATTGAAACCAGGGCTCAGAATAGTGGTGCTGTGCTGGAACACATTCACTAA
- a CDS encoding CDP-2,3-bis-(O-geranylgeranyl)-sn-glycerol synthase has protein sequence MDPSIFSVLILSAYAIYFMLPAYLANASALTFGGGTPLDMGRSMNDGRRILGDGVTWKGTIIGILIGMGIGLLQGAVTGNMVQDLLIIGDPGIAQLVQGTITTNTLQGTLLGFALGSGAIIGDACGSFIKRRFNVERGRPVPLMDQLDFVVGAIIFASLVIVIPLNLIILIIVISIFLHLGANIIAYLLGMKNVWY, from the coding sequence ATGGACCCGAGTATTTTCAGTGTTTTGATTTTATCCGCTTATGCTATATACTTTATGTTACCGGCTTACCTAGCCAATGCCAGTGCTCTGACCTTTGGGGGAGGAACACCCCTTGATATGGGCCGATCAATGAATGACGGCCGCAGAATACTTGGAGATGGTGTAACATGGAAGGGGACTATTATTGGTATCCTGATTGGGATGGGCATAGGCCTGCTTCAAGGTGCTGTAACTGGTAACATGGTACAGGATCTTCTGATAATTGGAGATCCAGGAATAGCTCAGCTGGTTCAAGGAACTATAACCACTAACACACTGCAGGGCACATTATTAGGCTTTGCACTGGGTAGTGGTGCGATTATAGGAGATGCTTGTGGGAGTTTTATTAAGAGAAGGTTTAATGTGGAACGCGGACGACCAGTACCCCTAATGGATCAGTTGGATTTTGTGGTAGGTGCAATAATATTCGCATCTTTGGTAATAGTCATTCCCCTTAATTTAATAATCCTTATAATTGTAATAAGCATCTTTCTTCATTTGGGAGCTAACATAATCGCTTATTTACTGGGTATGAAAAACGTTTGGTACTGA
- the tes gene encoding tetraether lipid synthase Tes, with translation MVIKKTKSLCPECLRVVDAEVFEDQDKIMIRKTCPEHGEFENTYWQSSEAYHYAADYDYCGEGIDNPRTTLEGECPLNCGLCPEHESQTILGLIDVTNRCNLRCPICFANAAVSKSIYEPSYEEIREMLQNLRANQPVPTPAIQYAGGEPTVRKDLVELVKLAREEGFSHTQIATNGIKLAKDPELAQKLKDASLNTVYLQFDGVTEEPYLKSRGRNLLPIKLEAIENCRKADLGIVLVPTLVKGINDDQVGAIIRFAIENLDIIRGVNFQPVSFAGRTPADEVEEQRITIPTFQKLVDEQTDGQIGRDDFYPASSVIPITDFVEAIEGEDQVSFTCHPHCGAATYIFINDGEITPITKFVDVDRFFNLLSRSSDDIKDGGIVGKAKVISRATRELPKTIDRDKKPDSLDITGILTKVFKERSYSALGDFHHKTLLISCMHFMDPWNFDQDRVKRCVIHYAVPDGRIIPFCSMNAIHRPEVEKKFAKPMKK, from the coding sequence ATGGTCATAAAGAAAACAAAGAGCCTGTGTCCTGAATGTCTTCGAGTAGTGGATGCAGAAGTCTTCGAGGACCAGGACAAGATAATGATTAGGAAAACGTGCCCAGAGCACGGTGAATTCGAAAATACTTATTGGCAGAGTTCAGAAGCTTACCACTATGCTGCTGATTATGATTATTGTGGTGAGGGGATTGATAATCCTCGCACCACCTTGGAAGGTGAATGCCCTCTTAACTGTGGTTTGTGCCCGGAACATGAGAGTCAGACTATATTAGGCCTTATTGATGTTACTAATCGTTGTAATCTTCGTTGTCCTATTTGTTTTGCTAATGCAGCTGTATCTAAATCCATATATGAGCCTAGTTATGAGGAAATACGGGAGATGTTACAAAATCTCCGTGCAAACCAGCCAGTACCCACCCCTGCCATCCAGTATGCTGGTGGTGAGCCCACGGTACGAAAGGACCTTGTGGAACTGGTGAAGCTAGCCCGGGAAGAGGGATTCAGCCACACTCAGATAGCTACCAATGGAATTAAATTGGCTAAAGACCCAGAACTGGCTCAGAAACTTAAAGATGCCAGTTTAAACACAGTTTACCTCCAGTTCGATGGAGTTACTGAAGAACCCTACCTAAAGTCCAGGGGCCGTAACCTTCTGCCTATTAAACTGGAAGCCATTGAAAACTGCCGTAAAGCAGATCTGGGAATTGTTCTGGTTCCCACCCTGGTTAAGGGAATTAATGATGACCAGGTGGGGGCTATCATACGGTTTGCCATTGAAAACCTGGACATTATCCGGGGGGTGAATTTCCAGCCAGTGTCATTTGCTGGCCGAACACCTGCCGATGAAGTGGAAGAACAGAGAATAACCATACCCACCTTCCAGAAATTAGTGGATGAGCAGACAGATGGTCAGATTGGTCGTGATGATTTTTATCCTGCCTCTTCAGTCATACCCATCACCGATTTTGTGGAGGCCATCGAAGGCGAAGACCAAGTATCATTCACCTGCCACCCTCACTGCGGTGCCGCGACCTATATTTTCATTAATGATGGCGAAATCACTCCCATAACTAAGTTTGTAGATGTGGATAGGTTTTTCAACCTCCTTTCCCGCAGTAGTGATGATATAAAGGACGGAGGAATAGTGGGCAAAGCCAAAGTCATAAGCAGAGCCACTAGGGAACTTCCCAAAACCATTGACCGGGATAAAAAACCTGATTCACTGGATATAACTGGAATACTGACCAAAGTCTTCAAGGAAAGATCATACAGTGCTCTGGGAGATTTCCATCATAAAACATTACTCATATCATGCATGCACTTCATGGATCCCTGGAACTTCGACCAGGACCGGGTTAAAAGATGCGTGATCCACTACGCAGTTCCTGATGGGCGTATAATACCATTCTGTTCCATGAATGCAATTCACCGTCCAGAGGTTGAGAAGAAATTCGCCAAACCAATGAAAAAATAA
- a CDS encoding hydantoinase/oxoprolinase family protein: protein MKIAGFDIGGANTDLAVVEFDEKGKIINIRTDFSYLPMWNKKDELSRTLLELLDKDIDEIDAVGISMTAELADSYQSKSEGVLDISGMVMETFNLPVAFVGLNGMMDYESVQKNPQELAAANWIATAPLAAFMAPDCIFIDTGSTTTDIIPIKNGTECAKGRTDLERLATGELVYTGTLRTNVATLVDKVPLKDELVRIASEIFAVTADVHLVLGNITMEDYTSETPDGEDKSRENSLLRLARVVCGDLDLLSPDDVEEIARFIYQKQVEQVAEALEEVSGRENIELVIVTGLGMNIIGCEAAKLLGLEVRTMEEILSKEDCVVAPAVGTAILMEKFLERGK from the coding sequence TTGAAAATTGCAGGTTTTGATATTGGAGGAGCAAATACCGACTTGGCTGTGGTTGAATTTGATGAAAAGGGAAAAATCATCAACATAAGAACTGATTTTTCCTACCTGCCCATGTGGAATAAAAAAGATGAGCTATCCCGAACCCTCTTAGAACTTTTAGATAAAGATATCGATGAGATCGATGCAGTAGGTATTTCCATGACTGCCGAACTAGCTGATAGTTACCAGAGTAAGAGTGAAGGCGTGTTGGATATTTCGGGGATGGTTATGGAAACATTCAACCTTCCAGTTGCCTTTGTTGGTCTTAATGGTATGATGGATTATGAATCAGTTCAAAAAAATCCCCAGGAACTGGCTGCCGCTAACTGGATTGCCACCGCACCACTAGCAGCCTTCATGGCCCCTGATTGTATATTCATCGATACTGGAAGTACCACCACCGATATAATTCCCATTAAAAATGGTACTGAATGTGCCAAGGGAAGAACTGATCTGGAGAGGCTGGCAACTGGGGAACTGGTATACACCGGGACTCTCCGTACTAACGTGGCCACTCTGGTGGATAAAGTACCATTAAAAGATGAACTGGTGCGCATTGCCTCGGAAATTTTCGCAGTAACTGCCGATGTGCATCTGGTCTTGGGAAACATCACCATGGAAGACTACACCTCAGAAACCCCTGATGGGGAGGATAAATCCCGGGAAAATTCACTTTTAAGACTAGCACGGGTGGTATGTGGAGATCTGGATCTGTTGAGTCCGGATGATGTGGAGGAAATTGCCAGGTTCATCTACCAGAAACAGGTGGAACAGGTGGCTGAAGCCCTTGAAGAAGTCAGTGGCCGAGAAAATATTGAACTGGTAATTGTCACTGGTTTGGGAATGAACATCATTGGATGTGAAGCTGCAAAACTCCTGGGTCTGGAGGTTAGAACCATGGAAGAAATCCTCAGCAAGGAGGATTGTGTAGTGGCACCAGCAGTGGGAACTGCTATTCTAATGGAAAAGTTTCTAGAAAGAGGAAAATAA
- a CDS encoding HVO_0476 family zinc finger protein: MLKFISRPIIFINIPKYIKILINITIFFTYSYRSEVKKMKCPVCDSESYEILKSKGKNIKEVLLKCNECGNTFRETIKIPKMVEIRVIISKFEESLKKTIKLYPDEILEIGEVLMVDDEEVEITSLENTRGGRVSKSMVSELVTIWATSLTGPTRVGISIDYGGRILSQKVDVERDFQFNVGDTVKLGKAVFTIKSMKTITSKIRKGGAPADQIKRIYGRPADRRDRFQYDLTSKIVETVEPEDES; this comes from the coding sequence TTGTTAAAATTCATATCCCGACCAATCATATTTATAAATATTCCAAAGTACATAAAAATTCTTATCAATATTACAATATTTTTTACTTATTCTTATCGAAGCGAGGTTAAGAAAATGAAATGTCCAGTATGTGATTCTGAATCTTATGAAATACTCAAATCAAAGGGTAAAAATATCAAAGAAGTCCTTTTAAAATGTAATGAATGTGGAAACACATTTAGGGAGACAATAAAGATCCCTAAAATGGTTGAAATTAGGGTGATCATCAGCAAATTTGAGGAATCACTGAAAAAAACCATTAAATTATATCCTGATGAAATCCTGGAAATTGGGGAAGTACTGATGGTGGATGATGAGGAAGTGGAAATAACTTCACTGGAAAATACCAGGGGTGGTCGCGTTTCAAAAAGCATGGTATCGGAACTGGTAACCATCTGGGCCACATCCCTTACCGGACCTACCAGGGTAGGAATATCCATAGATTACGGTGGAAGAATACTTTCCCAGAAAGTGGATGTTGAAAGGGATTTCCAGTTTAATGTGGGAGATACTGTTAAACTGGGGAAGGCAGTATTCACCATAAAATCCATGAAGACTATCACCTCCAAGATCAGAAAGGGAGGAGCTCCTGCAGATCAAATTAAAAGAATATACGGGCGGCCTGCTGATCGCAGGGATAGATTTCAGTATGATTTAACTTCCAAAATAGTTGAAACAGTAGAACCCGAAGATGAAAGTTGA
- the hacB gene encoding homoaconitase small subunit, whose protein sequence is MKDEIKGKVWKFRDSIDTDVIIPGRYLRTFSLDELSSHVMEGEDPKFAENVEQGDIIVAGWNFGCGSSREQAPVALKHAGVDAIIAKSFARIFYRNAINVGLPVIVADIEADKGDQLRIDLAEGMIQNLSTGNKFNIQPFHDFMLGILEDGGLVKHYLHEKKENQS, encoded by the coding sequence ATGAAAGATGAAATAAAAGGTAAAGTTTGGAAGTTCAGGGATAGTATAGACACTGATGTAATCATACCTGGACGATACTTAAGAACTTTCAGTTTAGACGAGTTATCAAGCCATGTTATGGAAGGGGAAGATCCTAAGTTTGCGGAAAATGTGGAACAGGGGGATATTATCGTGGCTGGGTGGAACTTTGGCTGCGGATCTTCCAGGGAACAGGCCCCAGTAGCCTTGAAACATGCTGGGGTGGATGCGATTATTGCCAAATCTTTTGCACGTATATTTTACCGTAATGCCATAAATGTTGGTTTACCTGTCATAGTAGCGGATATTGAAGCAGATAAGGGTGACCAGCTAAGAATAGATCTGGCAGAGGGAATGATCCAAAACCTCAGCACAGGTAATAAATTCAACATACAACCATTCCACGATTTCATGCTGGGAATACTGGAAGATGGAGGTTTGGTTAAACATTATTTACATGAAAAAAAGGAAAACCAGTCTTAA